The Rugosibacter aromaticivorans region GAAACTCAATAGCGCAATGCAGTATCGCATCTCACGTGACCAACAGCGACTTGACCATATTGCACTTCGCCTGACGCACCCTGCCAATAATCTAAAGCGTCGGCAGGATCAGATGCATTTGCTCGGCTCCCAAATAAACACCGCACTGACAAGCTATTTGCGCATACGTCACGAACATATCAGCCGTCTTGCAATGCGCTTTAATCGCCTCGCACCGCGCGTAGAAAGCCGTCAAGGAGAACTGGCTTTGCTAGAACAACGTTTAGCAGCCACAAAAAATAGGTTTTTTTTGCAAGCGCGTAGCGCACTTGACACTCTTTCCAAAGCCCTAGAGCATCTTAACCCGCACGATACCTTGGCACGTGGATTCGCCATTGTTCGTAACGAGCAAGGTGAGGTAGTAAGCCATGCCAGCGGATTGCAAACCGGAAATCAAATCGCGGTCGAGCTGGCAACAGGCCATGTAACCGCCAAAGTTCTGACCACAAGTTCATCCGAAGAGCGACTGAAAAAACACTAATTCCTGTTACATACCTTGCTTTTTTAACCCGAGTTAACCTTGCACCTCCTAAAAGAATCTTTTATAATGGAGTCTCTTCCATGCTTCTACCTTTTATTAGATAATCATTCATTATGGCCAATACAGCACAAGCTCGTAAACGCGCGCGCCAATCCGCCAATCAGCGTATCCACAACATGGATCAGCGGTCATCACTACGTACGGCCATCAAAAAAGTACGTAAAGCCATTGCTACTGGCGATAAAGCTGGCGCGCAGGCTGTTTTTGTTAAATCGCAAAAAATCATTGACTCTATTGCTGACAAAAAGATTGTTCATAAAAATCTTGTGGCTCGTCAAAAGAGCCGTTTGTCTGCTGCAATTAAAGCACTCTGAACTACGTTATACGGAAGCTGCCAAACAAAAAAAGCTGCCTTGGGGCAGCTTTTTTTGACTAGTTTTTATTATTTTTTCCAGCCTAAGTACGGCTGGCCGCAAGGCTCCGCCTGTATCTTGTCTAACAATCTATCAATGGCTAGAAGTTAGCTTACTAACCCCAACTATCTTGAAGCCAGCGTCCAGACCCCGGCTCTTAAACCAGCCAGCATTCATTTCCAAGGCATAGCGCACTGGCTTCAAAGCGCAATGATTGTTCTCAGTTTGGGGTTCCATTTCCTCAATATTGATAATCGTGCCCTGCTCATCTAAAAAAGCGACTGAAAGTGGAAGGTAAGTATTCCTCATCCACATACAGTGTTTCGCAACTACTGGAAATACGAACAACATTCCATGCTGCGCAGGCATAGACCTGCGGTACATCAGACCAGAAGCTCGGTTATCAAGTGTTGCAGCAACCTCAGCTTCAATATGATGCATCCCCGCAAATAAATTAACAGGCTGCGGTATATACGATTCTGCCTTCACAGAAATCGTAAAAAATACTGTTGCCAATGCAACATTCAGTAAAGTTAATGTACGACTCCTCATTCCACCCCTAAAAAACATTTCAATGTATCTATCGGAAGAGACACAAATATTAAAAACGGCGGGTTACCCCGCCGTTTTTAATGTTACAACCAGAATTACTTGGCTTCAGCAGGAGCGGCGGCAGCAGCAGCCTTCTTAGCTTTACGGTGGTGATGTTTTTTGGCTTTCATGACAGGTGCTTTTTCAGCGGCAGCAGGAGCAGCGGCGGCGGCAGCAGGAGCAGCAGCAGGAGCAGCCTTTTCTTCAGCAGCAAAAACGGAAGTGGCGGAAGTGGCAATCAGGCCAGCAACCAGAGTAGCGATCAGTTTGTTCATAGTAAACCCTTTCAGTTATTTAAGTTAAGTCTGACAACTGCCGATTTCTTGGAGTGTCTTAACACTTAACGCGCGGATTAACACCAGGTTGACCCGTAATTAAAATTTCTCGCCAATGCCCAGGTAATAGTTTTTCTAGAGTCCACTCGCCTACTGCCCAGCGAATAAGCCTGAGTGTTGGGAATCCAATTTTTGCAGTCATGCGACGTACCTGACGATTTTTCCCTTCACCTATTACAATCTGCAGCCATGAAGTTGGAATACTTGCCCGATAGCGAATTGGTGGATGCCGTTCCCATAAATTCGACGGTTCATCGATGAGTCTTACTTCGGAAGGTCGGGTAATAAAGTCGCCCAGATCCACCTCCTGTCTTAAATGCTCTAAAGCAGAATCAGGCGGAATACCTTCCACTTGAACCCAATAGGTCTTAAGCAATTTATGGCGGGGATGAGTAATTCTTGCCTGCAATCTACCGTCATCAGTGAGCAAGACGAGCCCTTCCGAATCCGAATCCAAGCGCCCCGCTGCATAAACATTAGGCATTTGTATAAAGTTAGCAAGCGTCGAACGCCCGCTCGCATCCGTAAACTGCGTTAATACGCCATAAGGTTTATTAAACAGAATAAGGCGACTCATACATCATGGGTAAAATCGCAGGTCACGAAAAGCTATTACAAAATCGTAACGATTCTGAATAAGGAAAAAAGTCTTTCACTACGCCTTGACGGATATCCGCTTGCGTAGCCTGCCAAAAACCGGCACTGAGAATGTCTTTATGGTGACGCATAAAAGCTGCACGAATTTTTTCTGACGTCAGCAAAAAAGTGGTAAATTCTTCGGGAAAAACATCGTTCCTTGATGCTGAGTACCAACTCTTTCCCGCCATTTCAGCATCAAAGTCCGGGGGCGGCGGAATACGACGAAACCTACAGTCTGTCATATATTCGATCTCATCGTAATCGTAGAAAACAACTCGACCATATCGGGTAATTCCAAAATTTTTCCACAGCATATCGCCAGGGAAAATGTTGGCTATGGCCAACTCACGAATCGCATTTCCGTATTCGACCACAGCATGCTCTATTTGGTCATCTTGACCTGCCTTCATCATTTCCTCAAGAAATAAATTAAGCGGTTGCATGCGTCGTTCAATATAGACGTGCTTAATCACCAAGCTTTCCCCATCCTCTTCAATTAAAGATGGGGCAGATTCATACAGTGCATTAATCAGCTCTTGCGAAAACCTTTTCCGTGGCAAAGCGACATGGGAAAATTCAAGCGTATCAGCCATACGCCCCACACGATCGACCTGTTTAACCAGTTGGTATTTTCTGCGGACAGTTTCATGATCAACCTCTTTAGAACTACCAAAGACGTCTCTGATAATTTTAAAAACATAAGGGTAGGATGGCAAGGTAAATACCATCATGACCAAACCTCGAATGCCTGGCGCAACAATGAACTGATCTGCGGAATGATGTAGATGATAGACAAGGTCACGGTAAAACGTCGTTTTGCCCTGTTTCCCAAGTCCAAGCATGGTGTAAAGTTCAGAATGGGGTTTATTCGTCATAATCGTGCGTAAAAACTGGACATAAGCGGAAGGTACTTCCATATCCACCATGAAATATGCACGCGAAAGAGAAAATAACAAACTGATTCGCCAAGCGTCCAGAATAATCGTATCTATATAAATCTTACCGCTTGGTACATGCAATATGGGTACAGCAAATGGATGTTCTGTGCCACCATTGATTACTTTTCCAATAACGTAAGCTGCCTTATTTCGATAAAAAGCAGAACCCAATACCTGAATTTGAAAATTGGCTTCTTGTTTAGGCAATCTACCCAAATGTTGCATAAATGTGCGCAAAATGAAATCTACATCTCGATCAATATCTTCAAATTCAAGGGCCCACGAAAAATCGAGAAATATCTGCTGGATAAAATCACTGACATTGTGTTGCGTTGGGTAATAGCAGCGATAAGCTGGTGGCTTTGACTCGATATATTCTGTAGCGACAGCGGGGCGAACGAAAATATAATCGTTATGAAAATATGTCCGATGCAAAATCCGACAACAAACCGAGTTGAAAAAGGTTTCAGCCAACTCAGGCTGCCGATGATCAGATAAAAATCCGATGTAACTTAGTTTGGTTTGTTGCCAGATGTCCTCCGCCAAACCGTCTGCATTAAACTCATCACACAACTGCGCTGTCGTTTCATTGACGCGATCAGCGTAGAACTGGATACGATCCTTAATCGCTTGCTGTCCGTCAATCCAGCGCATTTCTTCAAATCGCTGTTTCGCACCTGATGAGCATTCGCGAAACAAGCTGTAGTGCTTGTTAAATCCAGCAACGATAACGCTCGCTATCCGCTCGGACGTTGGGTCGATAGTCATCAGCTAAGACGGTGTTGTTAGTATAGTAAATGCACCGTTCCTGAAATTAGCGTTTCTCCAGCGCCGACTTTTTGACGTCTACTGGAAATTTTTCTCTTAGAGCACTCATCCACGCACTCACCTCCTCTTCGGTCACTGACTGATCATAGTGCTCCAAGAGCTTGCGACTCTCCGAATTTTCCTTGTTTAGACTCGCTGCTTTCAAAGCATTAATGCGATAAATAACATAGCCATTATCGGGTGAAGCAAGACCGGCATAAGCTGGCAATTTAGTAGCTTTTGTTTTGAAAACTGCTTGCAAAGCCTCAGGAGAAGTATCATGTGTTGCGGCTTGGCTCAAAATTTTCGGCGCTGACCATTTCAGATCAACTACCTCACCTTTCATCAACCGGGACAATTTATCTTCGCCATCTTTTATTGCCAATTTGACTGCAGCCTCATGAACCAACTTATTCTCAATCTTTTCTTTCACAGCGGCAAAGTCTTGCAAAGCAGCAGGCTTATATTCCAGCACCCGTGCGGCAACAAGTGTGCCGGGAGAAACTTCCACGGCTTCAGTGTTGTGCTTTTTCTTAATTGCATCCTCACTAAATAAGGCATCAGCTAACTTTTTATTATTTAGTGGAAAAGGCAACTTATCCGACTTTGAGAACCAACCCGTTTGCTGAATCGGCAGCTTCCACTTTTCTGCTGCGGGAGCCAAGCTATCCGGCTGTTCATAGACCAAATTGCCAAATGGTTCTGCTGCTTCAGCATATCGCTTAGCACCTAACTCGCGCTTGAGTTCATCGGCAATAGTAAGTTTTACTTCGTCGAAAGACTTGATACGTTCGGGCCTTACACCAGTAACACGAATAATATGAAATCCAAATTCTGTACGAATCATGTTGGATGTCACACCCTCTTTCAATCCAAACACAGCATCTTCAAATGGTTTTGTCATCAGGCCACGACCAAACCATCCCAAATCGCCCCCTTTATCTGCTGATTGAGTATCTTGAGAATATTGTTTAGCTAACTGTGAAAAACTGTCAGGGTTGTGATTAAGCTTAGCAAGCACTTCTTCTGCTTTAGCCTGCGCGAGCTTTATTTCCTCTGCAGGCGCATTTTTAGCCACGGGGATCAAAATATGGCTGGCACGACGTGATTCAGCTTCTTTGTAACGGTTAATGTCAGCCGCATAACGAGCTTTGACTTCCTCATCACTGACGGGTAGTGACGTCAACAGCGCATTGGTATTCAGTACCAAAAACTCAGCGCGAACTTGCTCTGGCAACTCAAATTCTTTTCTATGTTCCGCATAATATTTTTTTGCAGCCTCAGGGGGTAATTTCACTTGCGTGCTGTAGTTCGCGTATGGCGCCTGAGCTTCAACAACTTCACGCTGTTCTAACTTTATCGACAACCAACGCCCTATCGACGTAATACCAGGAATGCTTGCCGCTGCAATAGGTAAAACAAGTTGTTGCATCGCCAGGTCATGCCGCATGCGGGCCTCGAACAACTCTTTATTTAGTCCCTGCGATGAGAGAGCCGTTTCATAGCGGCTGTTGGAAAATTGATTATTTTCTTGAAACTCAGGAATGCTCGCGATAGCGTTAACTAATTCACTATCACCCACAGTGAGCTGGGCTTTCCTTGCTTGCTGCGCCAATAGCTTCTTTGTGATGAGTGATTCTAGCAGTTGCCGACGCGCCTGTGGCGTATCAAATAATGCGAGATCAATACTACCGCCTGATTGAACACGCAGTCGCTCTTGCTGTTGATTTAATGCTGCAACAAATTCTTGCTGGGAAATTTTAACTTCGCCCACGGTGGCAACTTCATCCTCACCTACACTATTCTGAATATAAGACTCGACTCCCCACAGCGCAAAAGGGAGTGTGATTAGAACAAGGAAGCCCTGAACAATTTTTTTGTTGTTGCGGACACTATCTAACATATGTAGAAACCTCGAATGAAAAAAAGGCGAACAAACGTTCGCCTTTATTCTATGGTGCTGACGGGTTCGAACTCTTCTCCGCAACACCCTTCAATGCTAGAAAGAACGAATTTTTACTTTCCAGTTACCGTCAAATTTACCAACAAGGAAGGCAAACATATCGTTTCCTATTCTACATCATCTCGGGCTTGATTCTGCCCCAGCAGCGCGTTGAATCAAGCTACGAATATCTTCAGCCCGCCACGCCGTAATGCGCACTCTTGGCGTTCACACCGGCTGAGGATAACGTCCTGACTTGCCCCCACCAGGTCAATTTGCTGACAGGAATCAGCGCCGGGATCGGCGGATTGACTTTCGGGTTGCCGATGATCAGTGGCAGGCGAAGGTAGCCCGTTTCAGGGAGTGGGTACATTGGGATTACCCCCCAAGAGCAGACCCGGCCTGCCATGACATGGGTATCAACCCCAACGAAGCCGACCTTTCCAACCCGCCCATGCAATCGAGTCAGCACATACGTGGAAACTTCCCCGCGCAAGTGCTTGGGTTTCTGCACATCAATGTTGCCTTCGCCGAGAACATGCCGCCAGCACCTGCGCAAAAGGTCTGCGTCCTGCCGTCCGACCAAAGCCAGAGGCCACTTGGCATGCAAAACCCCATAAGGCCGCCACCACCTTGGCCAGAGAGTGGCCATCGGCAGTGACCTGTGGATTTTTGCTGGTGAGATCTGATGTTGCCAATCGAATTATTCAAGTGTAGGCTGACCGACAGTTTTATATCGGTTGCCTCCCGTGTTACTTGAATGTGGGAGTTCTGAAGCGAACGACTGAATTTGGCCAAAACCTGTCGGCCCGCCCCTATTGAAACAGCTTGTCAACTTTGAGCAGGGTTAGCAAACCCATCAACGCAAAAATTCCCGCTGCGATGGAGTGAACCAGTTTCGTTGGGATTTTTGCAGCAAACTTGTTGCCCAGAAGAACGGCAGGCACATCAGCCAGTAACATGCCCAGTGTCGTGCCGGCGATGACCATGACTGGAGCACCATAGTGCGCCGCCAGGGCAACCGTTGCGAGTTGGGTCTTATCGCCCATCTCGGCGAGAAAAAATGTGACAAGGGTTGCTCCAAAGACACCAAAGCGTCTCGCAGACTGCGTTTCTTCCTCCTCAATCTTGTCGGGAATCATCGTCCAAATCGCCATCCCGCTGAACGACAGCCCCAAAACCCAGCGCATGAATTCGGGATTCACGACCGAGGTGATCCACGCGCCTAGGGCACCAGCCAATCCGTGATTGACTAGAGTAGCGCACAAAATACCTCCAATGATCGGAAGAGGTTTCTTGAAACGCGCCGCGAGGATGAATGCAAGCAATTGGGTTTTGTCGCCGATTTCCGCTAGAGCGACAACGCCAGTTGAGATAATCAGGGCTTCCATGATGAATTTCCTAGGCCGGACAAGAACAATGACTACACATCTCCCCGACCAATCCGAAGGCTGTGTAGTCAAAGGTCTTGCCAGGTTAGAAACCGCTTGCACCATGATCGAAGGATCAAGTGTGTTGATGCAAGCCCTTTTGCCGAAGCAAAAGGCGACTACTCCCCAATGACCGGAGAATTATAGCAGAGACATAGTGTGTTTCCAGTATGGGCTGTGCGGATAATCTACTTTTGGCAAACACTCATGGCCGAAACGAGGCGACCCCCGCCAGTCAGATCACCGCAATGTGCGCAATCCAATGCCCACTTTTGTCTGATTTGGCGAGCCAGTGCGAACAAGAATAATACGGTCAAACGATGCTGTCATACAGCTTGTCAGCGGAACGGTATCACCTCGGCTCCGACCTTGATCTTGTCGAGATAGTCAATCCACTGCTGCATCTTCTTGCGTTCAGACAGATACTCAGCGCGGTTGCAGGCAGCCCGCACTACATTTTTTTCCGCATAGGCCAATGGGCGCTCAACCACGTCATGACGGTAGGCCTTGTTCATTCAGCAGCGTGGATGCCACAGAGCAGAAGCCATACCCAGTCATGCGACCTTTGTAGCCCATTCGCGCCAAAGCATGAACGATAGTATTTTTGCTCATGGGACACTCGCGGCTTGTCGATGGGGGAAACACTAGACGCCCCGCTCCAGTCAGCGACTGGAAGCGTTTGAGAATTTCTATCGCTTGCTGTGACAGCGGCACGATATGCGCTTCGCGCCTCTTCATAATCTCGGCAGGAATACGCCGCCATAGCGCCGCGTCAAAATCAAACTACGACCATTCCGCGAAGCGAACCTCCTTTGTTCGCTGAAAGCTT contains the following coding sequences:
- a CDS encoding DUF192 domain-containing protein → MRSRTLTLLNVALATVFFTISVKAESYIPQPVNLFAGMHHIEAEVAATLDNRASGLMYRRSMPAQHGMLFVFPVVAKHCMWMRNTYLPLSVAFLDEQGTIINIEEMEPQTENNHCALKPVRYALEMNAGWFKSRGLDAGFKIVGVSKLTSSH
- a CDS encoding TMEM165/GDT1 family protein yields the protein MEALIISTGVVALAEIGDKTQLLAFILAARFKKPLPIIGGILCATLVNHGLAGALGAWITSVVNPEFMRWVLGLSFSGMAIWTMIPDKIEEEETQSARRFGVFGATLVTFFLAEMGDKTQLATVALAAHYGAPVMVIAGTTLGMLLADVPAVLLGNKFAAKIPTKLVHSIAAGIFALMGLLTLLKVDKLFQ
- a CDS encoding SurA N-terminal domain-containing protein; amino-acid sequence: MLDSVRNNKKIVQGFLVLITLPFALWGVESYIQNSVGEDEVATVGEVKISQQEFVAALNQQQERLRVQSGGSIDLALFDTPQARRQLLESLITKKLLAQQARKAQLTVGDSELVNAIASIPEFQENNQFSNSRYETALSSQGLNKELFEARMRHDLAMQQLVLPIAAASIPGITSIGRWLSIKLEQREVVEAQAPYANYSTQVKLPPEAAKKYYAEHRKEFELPEQVRAEFLVLNTNALLTSLPVSDEEVKARYAADINRYKEAESRRASHILIPVAKNAPAEEIKLAQAKAEEVLAKLNHNPDSFSQLAKQYSQDTQSADKGGDLGWFGRGLMTKPFEDAVFGLKEGVTSNMIRTEFGFHIIRVTGVRPERIKSFDEVKLTIADELKRELGAKRYAEAAEPFGNLVYEQPDSLAPAAEKWKLPIQQTGWFSKSDKLPFPLNNKKLADALFSEDAIKKKHNTEAVEVSPGTLVAARVLEYKPAALQDFAAVKEKIENKLVHEAAVKLAIKDGEDKLSRLMKGEVVDLKWSAPKILSQAATHDTSPEALQAVFKTKATKLPAYAGLASPDNGYVIYRINALKAASLNKENSESRKLLEHYDQSVTEEEVSAWMSALREKFPVDVKKSALEKR
- a CDS encoding pseudouridine synthase, coding for MSRLILFNKPYGVLTQFTDASGRSTLANFIQMPNVYAAGRLDSDSEGLVLLTDDGRLQARITHPRHKLLKTYWVQVEGIPPDSALEHLRQEVDLGDFITRPSEVRLIDEPSNLWERHPPIRYRASIPTSWLQIVIGEGKNRQVRRMTAKIGFPTLRLIRWAVGEWTLEKLLPGHWREILITGQPGVNPRVKC
- the rpsT gene encoding 30S ribosomal protein S20, with product MANTAQARKRARQSANQRIHNMDQRSSLRTAIKKVRKAIATGDKAGAQAVFVKSQKIIDSIADKKIVHKNLVARQKSRLSAAIKAL
- the aceK gene encoding bifunctional isocitrate dehydrogenase kinase/phosphatase codes for the protein MTIDPTSERIASVIVAGFNKHYSLFRECSSGAKQRFEEMRWIDGQQAIKDRIQFYADRVNETTAQLCDEFNADGLAEDIWQQTKLSYIGFLSDHRQPELAETFFNSVCCRILHRTYFHNDYIFVRPAVATEYIESKPPAYRCYYPTQHNVSDFIQQIFLDFSWALEFEDIDRDVDFILRTFMQHLGRLPKQEANFQIQVLGSAFYRNKAAYVIGKVINGGTEHPFAVPILHVPSGKIYIDTIILDAWRISLLFSLSRAYFMVDMEVPSAYVQFLRTIMTNKPHSELYTMLGLGKQGKTTFYRDLVYHLHHSADQFIVAPGIRGLVMMVFTLPSYPYVFKIIRDVFGSSKEVDHETVRRKYQLVKQVDRVGRMADTLEFSHVALPRKRFSQELINALYESAPSLIEEDGESLVIKHVYIERRMQPLNLFLEEMMKAGQDDQIEHAVVEYGNAIRELAIANIFPGDMLWKNFGITRYGRVVFYDYDEIEYMTDCRFRRIPPPPDFDAEMAGKSWYSASRNDVFPEEFTTFLLTSEKIRAAFMRHHKDILSAGFWQATQADIRQGVVKDFFPYSESLRFCNSFS